The Candidatus Hydrogenedens sp. genome has a window encoding:
- the tsf gene encoding translation elongation factor Ts — MTISASDVKQLRDQTNAPMMDCKKALIECNGDMEKAVKWLRERGIMKAASRAHRVAAEGLIASYVHMGGKIGVLVEVNSETDFVARGAEFQTFVKDICLQICSSAPRWISKEDIPENVLNEEKQLYIKQALETGKPQNVCEKIAEGKLNKWYEEVCLLEQVSVKPEHEGKKIKDLLGELTAKCGEKIEIRRFVRWVLGEGIEKKQSNFAEEVAAELAKASGKEA, encoded by the coding sequence ATGACAATTAGTGCGAGTGATGTAAAACAACTTAGAGACCAAACAAATGCACCCATGATGGATTGCAAAAAAGCCCTTATCGAATGTAACGGCGATATGGAAAAGGCTGTAAAATGGTTGCGTGAGCGTGGAATAATGAAGGCTGCTTCACGGGCACATCGTGTAGCGGCGGAAGGTCTTATTGCTTCGTATGTTCACATGGGTGGCAAGATAGGTGTTTTGGTTGAAGTCAATTCGGAAACGGACTTTGTTGCTCGCGGTGCCGAATTTCAAACGTTTGTAAAAGATATATGCCTTCAGATTTGTTCATCCGCACCACGGTGGATTTCAAAAGAAGATATACCTGAGAATGTATTGAATGAAGAAAAACAACTTTATATTAAGCAAGCCTTAGAAACGGGTAAACCTCAGAATGTTTGCGAGAAAATTGCGGAAGGCAAATTAAATAAATGGTATGAAGAGGTATGTTTGTTAGAGCAAGTTTCCGTAAAACCTGAACATGAAGGCAAAAAGATAAAAGACCTTTTAGGTGAATTAACGGCCAAGTGTGGAGAGAAGATAGAGATTCGTCGGTTTGTCCGATGGGTTCTTGGTGAAGGTATTGAGAAGAAACAAAGTAATTTTGCAG
- a CDS encoding HEAT repeat domain-containing protein → MHQLYLSTYKKKVLTASILLIHLSLLLSVFNISCFKKESPNTSGPSLDNLFQSWYTISTLQKENIDYLTALQISQEMISRYGDTAINRLFHVIEDEQEKPMAKVLAVMSLTPYLKEDWANKLIPLTTPEKEVNTRVCAINLLSLILTPDVTNHLKTLANDKEPRVRFEVLTALSKRGESEGYNKINELWDLAKDNSEQREHILLSIPPNQIPNFIHIFRLAVQDEQITKSVRREALINLGRFGKEEDIDILNKVVEKESEGELRELAQSAIDAINARIQHSTSSSNSSN, encoded by the coding sequence ATGCATCAATTATATTTAAGTACATATAAGAAAAAGGTATTGACTGCCTCTATACTATTGATTCATCTTTCTTTATTATTGAGTGTTTTCAATATATCGTGTTTCAAAAAGGAGAGCCCAAACACCTCAGGCCCATCTCTTGATAATTTGTTTCAATCATGGTACACCATCTCAACATTACAAAAAGAAAATATTGATTATCTTACAGCATTACAAATATCACAAGAGATGATTTCCCGTTATGGAGACACCGCTATAAACCGACTTTTCCATGTTATTGAAGATGAACAAGAAAAACCAATGGCAAAAGTACTTGCAGTTATGAGTTTAACACCCTACCTAAAAGAAGACTGGGCAAATAAATTAATCCCACTAACCACACCAGAGAAGGAAGTAAATACACGCGTCTGTGCAATTAATCTATTAAGCCTCATCTTAACCCCGGACGTTACGAATCACTTAAAAACATTGGCTAATGATAAAGAACCAAGAGTACGTTTTGAAGTTTTGACAGCACTCTCCAAAAGAGGGGAATCGGAAGGATATAATAAAATAAATGAACTTTGGGATTTAGCCAAAGACAATTCTGAACAACGTGAACATATCTTACTTAGTATACCTCCAAACCAAATTCCCAACTTCATACATATTTTTCGTTTAGCAGTCCAGGATGAACAAATAACAAAATCCGTAAGGAGAGAAGCACTTATAAATCTGGGACGTTTTGGCAAAGAAGAAGATATCGACATTTTGAATAAAGTTGTTGAAAAAGAATCCGAAGGCGAATTAAGAGAATTGGCTCAGAGTGCAATTGATGCCATCAATGCACGAATACAACATAGTACATCCTCCTCAAATTCTTCAAATTAA
- a CDS encoding ankyrin repeat domain-containing protein — protein MNIFSIAQKLYSPLDKVALSNHPVLFNIMLTTLCEDHGVSTSKISPLHRAVRLGLEEAVESLLQFGSDPNEKNSLGEIPLHVAVRMNRIDLVRILLPYSHINATSHYGLTPLHWACLFGYTPIVELLLLNGADPYIHAVEADGLTPRDFAMLMGQKEVINLIENFAPLR, from the coding sequence ATGAATATATTCAGCATCGCACAAAAACTATACAGCCCGCTGGACAAAGTTGCGTTGTCGAACCATCCTGTTCTATTTAACATCATGCTTACAACACTTTGTGAGGACCATGGTGTTAGCACTTCCAAAATCAGTCCGCTTCATCGAGCAGTTCGCTTAGGTTTGGAGGAAGCGGTAGAGAGTCTGCTACAGTTTGGTTCAGACCCTAATGAGAAAAACAGTTTGGGAGAAATTCCTTTGCATGTTGCGGTTCGTATGAATAGAATAGACCTTGTTCGTATTCTCCTGCCCTATTCACATATAAATGCTACAAGCCATTATGGATTGACGCCACTTCATTGGGCATGTCTCTTCGGATATACTCCTATTGTAGAGCTGTTACTTTTAAACGGTGCTGACCCGTATATACATGCAGTTGAAGCGGATGGGTTAACTCCGAGAGATTTTGCTATGTTAATGGGTCAAAAAGAGGTCATCAATCTTATTGAAAACTTCGCCCCCCTCAGGTAA
- the rpsB gene encoding 30S ribosomal protein S2: MSTIVTPRELLEVGVHFGHQSRRWNPKMARYIYGEKNGIYIIDLKHTLKQLYKAYALVRDTVSKGGTVLFVGTKRQAQEAVKREAERCGMFYVNSRWLGGTLTNFKTIRSSIAELLRLKYLEETGKIDQYGKKEGIRLRKRIAKLEKNLCGIVNMTEVPDIVFVIDTKHEEIAVREAARLNIPCIGIVDTNVDPDAVSLPIPGNDDAIRAVSLYCRIIADAVLEGKNIKEKGPVSQAKVRPLSRRVKKVTDEDVKVVIESTSQEEGSEKEADAEEVPAEESKVTEQETSAVE, encoded by the coding sequence ATGTCTACTATTGTTACCCCCCGTGAACTATTGGAAGTAGGTGTTCACTTTGGTCATCAATCTCGTCGTTGGAATCCGAAAATGGCGAGGTATATCTATGGGGAAAAGAATGGGATTTATATCATTGACTTAAAGCACACGTTAAAACAACTTTACAAAGCGTATGCTCTTGTGCGTGATACGGTCTCTAAAGGGGGAACGGTGCTGTTTGTGGGAACGAAACGGCAGGCTCAGGAAGCTGTTAAGAGGGAGGCAGAACGTTGTGGCATGTTTTACGTGAATAGCCGATGGTTAGGTGGAACTTTAACGAATTTCAAAACTATTCGCAGTAGTATTGCTGAACTATTGCGTTTGAAATACCTTGAAGAGACAGGTAAAATTGACCAGTATGGGAAGAAAGAAGGGATACGGTTGAGAAAACGAATTGCAAAGTTGGAGAAGAATCTTTGTGGTATTGTTAATATGACTGAGGTTCCAGATATTGTGTTTGTAATTGACACAAAGCATGAGGAAATTGCGGTACGAGAAGCGGCAAGGCTTAATATCCCATGTATAGGGATTGTTGACACAAATGTGGACCCAGACGCAGTTTCTTTACCCATCCCGGGCAATGATGATGCTATTCGTGCGGTATCTTTGTATTGTCGGATTATTGCTGATGCTGTTCTTGAGGGTAAGAATATAAAGGAGAAAGGACCAGTATCTCAGGCAAAAGTACGACCGCTTTCGCGTAGAGTTAAAAAAGTAACCGATGAAGATGTTAAGGTTGTGATAGAGTCGACATCTCAGGAAGAAGGTTCTGAAAAGGAAGCCGATGCAGAGGAAGTTCCTGCGGAAGAGTCGAAGGTAACCGAGCAGGAAACCTCAGCAGTTGAATAA